A stretch of DNA from Lotus japonicus ecotype B-129 chromosome 4, LjGifu_v1.2:
TAGGGCATCTGAGTCAGCACAAGATGGACAAGCCAGAGAACCTGTAGGCGGTGAATGCTCCGGAACAACAGGAAGAACGGATGGTGGAGATGGAGGAGAACCGACAGCCGGTTCATAAAATGTAGAGACCACCAAGTCATGAGGTGAAGAGTGAGAACCTGCAAAAGGGAAGCAAAATTCATCAAATTGAGCATGACGGGACACATAAGTCCGAGAAAGAGCCGGATCGAAGCACTTAAATCCCTTGTGGTGACTGCTATAGCCCAAAAATATGCAAGGAGTACTCCGGGggctaaatttatttttcatgtatGGACGCAAGCATGGGAACACCCGAcatccaaaaggatgaaaattagCATACGTAGGCGCAACATGGAACAGAAGCTGAAATGGAATCTGATTAGAGAGCACCTTAGAAGAGACACGGTTAATAATATAGACCACAGTACTGAAAGCATCAACCCAATAGCTAGTAGGTACATGTGAGTGATACAACATAGCAAGACCAAGCTCAAGAACATGTATGTGTTTCCTTTCAACTCGTCCATTTTGTACCTGAGTATGAGGGCATGACAAACGATGAAGCACACCGGAGGAAGCAAATAAAGTCTGGACTTTGTTATTAGTGAACTCGGTGCCACTATCACTTTGAAAAACTTTGATCGACCgggagaattgattttccacAAACGCTTTGAAGCGAACAAGAACGTCATAAAAATCAGACTTGCGCTTTAATGGATAAAACCAAGTAAACCGGGAAAAATCATccacaaaaataacaaagtatgaaaaatcaTCAGCAGAAGTAACAGGAGATGGTCCCCACAAATCACAATGGATAAGGTCTAAAACTGCCGAAGctcttttattattatcataaaaGACTAGACGTTTACTTTTAGCCATCTGACAAGAAGTGCAACAGATAGACTTAGGCAAAATAGAAGAAACATTGAAACAACCAAGTTTATGTAACTGTTGAATAGTTTCAAAATTAACATGTCCTAATCGGGAGTGCCACAATTCAAAAGAGGCACGAGGTAATGGAGAACTGGTAGTAAGCAGCGCCTGCGATCCTTGGTCAAGCACATAAAGTCCGTTGTCACATCAGCCCCTTCCCAGAACGGCGCCTGTCTGTCGGTTCTGAATAACAAAAGAATCATCCAGAAAAATAGCTTTAGCATTATGGTTAGGAGTCAATTTGCTAACAGAGACAAGATTTTTAGTTAATTGAGGCACAACCAAGACTTTAGATAAAGGAACAGAATGTGAAACAGAACGAGAACCAATATGAGTAATATGTAAACCAGCCCCATTACCAACAAGAACACGATAATTACCAGAGTAGTCCTGAGAGTCTGTCAGCTGAGATAGAGAAGGAGTCATATGAGAAGTGGCACCTGTATCCATGTACCAGTCAGAACGGTTTGAGTTGTCCAATGAACAACCCGCAGCAAATGATTGGGCCAAATTTGCAGACTCAGAAGAACGATCCCAGCGAACCGGACACTTATCAGCATAGTGACCCTGCTCACGACAAATTTGACAGCTAGGTGTGTAAGAGCCACGATGACCAGAGCCACCATTATTGCGACGCTGGCGAGATCCACCATTAGAGTTTCCACGATTTCCACCACGAGAACCACCTCCGGAATGTCCACGGTTGCCATTAGTGGAAGACTGAGTACCAGAAGAGCGGGGCTGATTGCTCGCATGGAAGGCAGCAGGCGGAGGGGTCACTGATTCTTCAAGAGAAGCCTGAAAAATAGCATGGCTCTCGACCTTACAAAGAATGTCAGTAAAGAAAGGTAGGGGTACCTGATCAAGCTGACCCGTggaaaaatttgcatatgaggGGCCAAGACCACGAAGGAACCAGTGAACTTTATCATCATTAGGCACAGGTGCACCAATAGCAGCCAGCTGATCACAAATAGTGCGAAATTTCCGCCCGTACTCAGAAACTGAGAGAGAACCACGATGCATGAGTTGAAGCTCATCACGAGACGTAGTTCACGCGCCTTGCTGCGGGAAGCATAAGCAGAGTGTAAAGCAACCCAAACATCACGAGCCGTGGTGGCGCTTAGAGTTTCAGATAAGGCCTCCTCAGTGAGGGAGGAAAGAAGCAGACTGTTAACATTACGATCTCGAGCCTGCCACTCAGTATAAAGAGGATTTGGGGAAAGAGCACCATTACGGAGTGGTTGAGTAACAGTTTGTGCAAATGTCTGTTGAGTAAATTCTGGCGGAGGATCGACGGTAGGGTCAACAATATCATACAAGTTCTGATTCTGAAGCAGAGCAGTAACCTGTTTACGccagagaagaaaattatctgGTTTAAGTTTCACAGTAAGCATATGCACCAAAGTGTTCATGGAAAAAAGTCGGAGGTGGAGCATCCGAGGCCATTGGAAAAGATATCAATCTGGAACGGATCCCAAATTGTGGTGGCTGAAAAAAGTAGGAGCAGCCGGTCCAAAAATTAAGGAACACGGTCAAAACCTGGTGCTGTCGGCGGGACAGGGAACAAAGATTGATGATGTCTGGCGGCTGCAAAGACAGATGCTATTGGCACGGAGCACAAGATTGACTGCGGGGAAGCCAAGGCTGTCACGCGGAATCCAAGAGGGCAGAAGATGGCTGTCGGCTGTTGGCAAGACAAGGGCCGCACAAAGCACGAGGTCTGGCGGCAGGGTTGGTTTGTCGGGCGCGTGGGAGGAAGGCAGGACACGCGCGGCACGGGAAAAAGCAAAAAGGGGCCAGACACGGCGCAGGTGGCAGCACGGAAGGCAAGGAAAGAAAACGACGGCGCACGGAAGGCAAGGTGGGGACGCGCACAGGACACGAGGactgcaaaaagaaaaagaaaaaaagctgCTGCACAAAAATCAAGGCACCTTCACAAAAGGAGAAAAGAGGGTGGCGGCGCAGGGAGAGTTTAGAGGCTAGGGTTTCAACCAAAacctgataccatgtaagattggatactctcaccacaaattgtgtgtgaggtagacaatattatttataataataaaatgacagaatatgctaagaatattctaaggcatattacaaaataaatcaataataaaataaaggaaTATCCCGTAGGATATTACTCCTAGTTATCTCTAACAGTTTGCTTGACTTATGAGATTGTCTGGAGCGTCATCGCCATGATGCTCAACCTTTTGAGTCCTTAGGCTTTGAAACTCTTGTTTGAATTGTCTGTAAACTGTGGCTTAGATGATGTTCACGTGCAGGTTGAAGATGCCTCCACGACAAGATCCATCTAATGCTCAGTTGGCTCAAGCCATGGCTCAGCTGGCCCAAGTGGTGGCCCAGCAAGCTGCTGCAACTGCTGCCAACAATGCTGCTCAAGCTCAGCGAGAGGCTAAAGAGCATACTTGGAGGGCTCAGCAACAAGCTCGGGAGCTAGCTCAGGCTCATACCAGGGGGTTGGATGACTTCAAACGCCAGGATCCGCCGAGGTTCAGTGGTGAGTCGGATCCGGAAAACGCTGACCTTTGGATCCAGGAACTTGAGAAAATCTTTGGAGTGTTGCAGACCCCTGATGACACTAAGGTGGTGCTAGCTACGTACATGCTGCTGGGTGACgccgagtactggtggaggagcGCCAGACAGATATTGGAAGCAAGCAACAGAGTGGTCACTTGGGATACCTTCAAGAGGGCATTCCTTGACAAGTACTTCCCTGAGACTGCAAGGGAAGAGAAAGAAACCCAATTCCTGAAGCTCCACCAAGGAGGCATGTCTGTTGGAGAATATGCCGCCAAGATGGAGGCACTGTCAAAACATTTCCGATTCTTTCAGCTGCAGGTGGACGAGCCCTATCTGTGCAACCGTTTTATGATGGGGCTACGCTACGACATTAAGGAAATTGTTAGACCTCTGGGCATTCGTCAGTTCCAAGTGCTAGTGGAGAAAGCCAGAGAGGTGGAAGCCATGAAGAACCGTCGGGGAAGCCGACAAGTGAGTGGTGGGCCAATCTGGTCTAATCCACAACAACTGAGGAAAGATGATAAGGGAAGGAAGCCCTTCCCCAAGAAACCCTACCAACGTCCCCAAGTAAGAGGACACAGTTCAGGACAGCGCTACAGTGTAGTTACAACCAACACCGGGGCACCTATCCCACGCCCTGAAGTCATCTGCTTCAAGTGTCACAAACCGGGATATTTAGCCAACCACTGCGACGATAAGGCTTTCAACTGCTGGAATTGCAACAAGCCTGGACATCTGTCAAGGGATTGCAAGGAACCTAAGGCAGAGACATCTCGCGACACTGATAGGGGAAAGCGCCCTATGGCCACGGGAAGAGTTTATGCATTGTCTGGACAGGAGGCTTCCGGTGGTAAGAACCTTATTCAAGGCACCTGTTTAATAGCTAATGCTCCACTACTTGTCTTATTTGATTCGGGTGCTACCCATTCTTTCATATCTACGGACTGTGCAAGGAAGTTAGAGCTGACTACAACTGACTTGTCTTTTGATCTTGTGGTGTCGACCCCTGGCACCAAGAGTATGGTTACAAGGACAGCCTGTCTAGGGTGTTCCATGACCTACGAAGGTAGGAAGTTCTTCGCAAATTTCCTATGCTTACCCCTCGATCAACTAGAGGTAATCATTGGGATGGATTAGTTAGTAGAGAACCATGTCCTTCTCGACTGTCCTAACAAGACGATGATTATACCGACGCTCTCAAGTATCTAAAATCGCAAGCTGCGAAAGAAGAATCACCGGCGATGAACTCAACAATGGTCGAGGAAAAGAAAGATAGTAGTGTGCAGGGCATACTAGTAGCTCAGGAGTTCGGCGATGTATTTCCAACCGATGTATCAGGAATACCACCAGTTCGAAACGTAGAGTTCGCAATAGACCAAGTGCCTGGCACTAGCCCCATTACAATCACACCTTATAGGATGACACCAGCAGAGATGGAAGAGCTACGGAAGCAGTTGGACGATCTATCATCTAaaggatttattcgaccaagcgtgtcaccatggggagcgccagtgctatTTGTAAAGAAAAAGGACGGAAAGATGAGGCTTTGCGTTGACTATCGCCAATTGAACAAAGTGACGATCAAGAACCGTTACCCATTCCCACGGATTGACGACCTGATGGACCAAATTCAAGGTGCTGCAgtgttttccaagatagacttgaagtctgGATATCATCATATAAGAGTAAAAGAAGAAGATATTCGAAAAATGGCGTTTCGAACGCGCTACAATCACTTCGAATATGTGGTGATGCCCTTCGGGGTTACCAATGCCCCTGcggtgtttatggactacatgaaccggGTGTTCAAACCCTTCCTGGATCAgtttgtggtggtgttcatCGATGACATCCTGATCTACTCGAAGACTCATGAAGAACACACGGAGCACTGACGACAAGTATTGCAAGTATTGCGAGAGAAGAAGTTGTATGCAAACGCCtccaagtgcgaattttggttGGAGGAAGTAACTTTCTTAGGGCATGTCATCTAGGAAGCAATAGTTGTGGATCCAAGTAAGATTGAAGCCATTATGGCATGGGAGCAGCCAAAGATCGCTACCGACATTAGGAGCTTTGTGGGCTTAGCTGGCTATTATCGACGTTTCATCGAAGGTTTCTCGAAGTTGACGGGACCTTTGACACAACTTACCCGGAAGAACCAGATGTTCGCTTGGATAGAGAAGTGCGAAGCTAGTTTTCAAGAATTGAAGAAGCGCCTGACGACCGCACCAATGCTAGCCTTACCAAGGACAGGTGAACCTTATGaggtgtactgtgatgcttcccACCATGGACTTTGTTGTGTGATGATGTAAGAAAAGAAAGCGGTGGCCTACGCATCGAGACAGCTGAAAACACATGAGTGGAATTACCCGACGCATGACTTGGAATTAGCAGCTATAGTCTATGCTctcaagatctggagacatcatcTTTATGGAAGCACTTTCACTATCTTTAGTTATCACAAGAGCCTAAAgtacttgttcgatcagaaggagttgaacatgaggcaaaggagatggatggaatttctcaaggattatgATTTCACACTTCAGTACCATTCGGGAAAAGCGAATGTGGTGGCTGATGCGTTGAGTCGCAAGACGATTCACACGACTTCGCTGATGATTAAGGAGATGGAACTCTGGGAATCCTTTCAGAACCTTAGCTTGGGAAGTAATGAGGTCACCGAAGGATTACACTTTGGCATGTTGACCCTGTCCAATGATCTCTTGGGCGAGGTgaaaatgaagcaaatgttAGACAAGGAATTGGTAGAGACACACAACCTAGTGGCTCAAGGGAAGGCAACCGACTTCAAGGTTTGAAGCGATGGTATCCTACGATGCCAGGGAAGAGCCTGTGTACCTAATGATGTAGAGATGAAAAGGTTGATCTTGGAGGAAGGTCACAAGGGAAAACTTAATATTCATCCCGGAATGAATAaaatgtatcaagacttgaaactccacttttggtggcctgggatgaag
This window harbors:
- the LOC130712621 gene encoding uncharacterized protein LOC130712621; the protein is MAVGCWQDKGRTKHEVWRQGWFVGRVGGRQDTRGTGKSKKGPDTAQVAARKARKENDGARKARLKMPPRQDPSNAQLAQAMAQLAQVVAQQAAATAANNAAQAQREAKEHTWRAQQQARELAQAHTRGLDDFKRQDPPRFSGESDPENADLWIQELEKIFGVLQTPDDTKVVLATYMLLGDAEYWWRSARQILEASNRVVTWDTFKRAFLDKYFPETAREEKETQFLKLHQGGMSVGEYAAKMEALSKHFRFFQLQVDEPYLCNRFMMGLRYDIKEIVRPLGIRQFQVLVEKAREVEAMKNRRGSRQVSGGPIWSNPQQLRKDDKGRKPFPKKPYQRPQVRGHSSGQRYSVVTTNTGAPIPRPEVICFKCHKPGYLANHCDDKAFNCWNCNKPGHLSRDCKEPKAETSRDTDRGKRPMATGRVYALSGQEASGGKNLIQGTCLIANAPLLVLFDSGATHSFISTDCARKLELTTTDLSFDLVVSTPGTKSMVTRTACLGCSMTYEGRKFFANFLCLPLDQLEVIIGMD